The window ttcttctcctcgtccacttcctcttcttttacgtcctcctctttcctctcctcccagTGTTTCTGCGACTCCTCCAGTTTCTCCATCTCCACCCTCAGTTTCTCCACTTCCTCCTTCAGACGTTGTGCTTCTTCTTCCAATTGGGCGTCTCTCTTCTTCCGCAAATCTACgacttcctcttcttttttctcttcagcTTCAGGATTCTCCTGTACTGACCTGATAAGGGACAGCAGATCCAAGAAAAAGGACAGAAATAATGGAAGTGGCCCGTTTAGTACAATAAAACCATTGtcataaagaaaaaagagatgTTAAAAATGAGTGAATCAATAATGATGGGACTGCTGCTACTAATTGGGCCCATTTTTCACTGCACTACTATCATTTACTGTAAACTACTTTTCATATAGACCAGTAAATAATAAACCTCAACAATCAAACTACGCACAAAAGAAGTGTATGTGTGCCCTGCATTGTCATATACTCCAGTGAACccttaaaattaattttaacgTAGATATGTACAACCTTATAGTGAAAGATTATCCTAAATCTTTTGTCATCTGGTAAGCAGGGATAACAATAAAAGAGTGCcgaaattaaaaacaatgtagcCAATTCCCACAGTTTTTAAAAGCTTGGGTTGTCTTTTTTCTGTACTTAAAAGATAGTTCTACATTTTAGGAAATTTACTTTCCTGCCGAGAGTTCCatgacatgattgattccactctTGTGTCTATATGACAAATATTAAGCTTAACTTACCATAAAGTGAATGGTAGTTGTTTATGCTAGTGAGGTTATGTTACAAGTAGCTCTGAAGCTTACCATGGCTGGGCTTGGCTATAACGTGTTAATTTGTGAGCTGTAgatgtgttaatgtgtatttacagtggggctcaaaagtttgggcaccccaggtaaaaatttgtatcaatttgcataaagaagccaagaaaagatggaaaaatctccaaagggcatcaaatgacagatcagacattcatataatatttcacaaaaagttagattttattcccatcatttacactttcaaaataactgaaaacaaaaaaaagggcatctgcaaaagtttgggcaccctgcagagttaataccttgtactgccccctttggcaagtatcacagcttggaaacgcttcaattcttgtttgaggtatcttcgcccattcttccttccaaaagtcttccagttctttgagatttctgggctgtttgtcacgcactgctcttttaaggtctatccatagattttcaattgtgttgaggtcaggaggttgtgaaggccatggcaaaaccttcagtttacgcctcttgatgtaatccaccgtggattttgaggtgtgtttaggatcattattcatttgtagaagccatcctctctttaacttcagctttttcacagatggcttCAAGTTAGTAATTtttttgaatccatttttccttcaaCTCGTGAATGTTCCCTGGCCACTGGCtgcaagacaaccccaaagctgattgatcccccccccccccccatgcttaacagttggccagaggttcttttcattaaattctgtgccctttctttaCCAAACGTACCTTCGCTCattgcggccaaaaagttctatttgaacctcattggtccacagaacttgtttcaaCAATGCATCAAGCTTGTCTTTATGctcaaacactgatttttgtggtgaggacgtaaagaggttttcttctgatgactcttccatgaagaccatgtttgtaaaagtatctctttatagtggaatggtgtaccacaactccagagtctgccaggtctttctggatggatcgtgcagtcaaatgTGGGTTTTGagttgcttttctcacaatcctgcgagctgttctgtctgatatttgtgtatatataaatatatattatatatatatatatatctatttcttggtcttccagatcttgctttaacttccacggtccctgatgactgccatttcttaattacattccgaacagaggatattggcatctgaaaaccctttgctatcttcttatagccttctcctgctttgtgagcatcaactattttcagtttcagttttctagacagctgcttagaagaacccatggtgctgattgttggggcaaggtcagatgagtctggacatttaaaaccttaagattgacatcacctggtctttccagatgatgattgagaacaatccatgacactgtcaggtctcagctttccaaagggggcggtgcatgctataaactctgcagggtgcccacacttttgcagacgccattttttagttttctgttattttgaaaatgtaNNNNNNNNNNataaaatctaactttttgtgacatattatatgtatgtctaatctgtttttgagttttttccatattttcttggcttctttaggcacaataataacattttttacCTGAGGTgaccaaactttcgagccccactgtagttCCCTTTGGATGGAGTCAGACTAGCGGTTTCCCCcggtttccagtctttgtgctaagttAAAGGGATCCTGGCTGCTGTTTCATAATTCTCATACAGAAATGAAAggggtattgatcttctcatctaactattggcaaagagaaaataagaatttttttttgggaggtTTGGGACTGCTGATTGGATGAAACAATCAATATGAGTGATGTTAAAATAACCACACCACTTCTTTCCTTACCTTTCCTTTAATTGCTTCTTTAGTGCTGCATTTTCTCTCTGCAGCTCCAGCATGGCACAGCGGCTCTCATCCAGCTGTCGCTCAAATACCTGGTACTGGTTCTGCTGCTTCagatcctacacacacacacacacagacacacacacacactagataCACATTGTCCATATCTACCAAAGTTCTAAGATTCAAGCGGTAATGTCCTGTGTTTACTTAATCCTCTCATTCATGTGAACAAACAAGATATCAATCatgaaatgtttgtgtgttaccTGTTGCAGAGccatcatttgtgtgtgtgcctgtagTTGAGCCTGCAGGTCTTCTATCTGCTGCATGTGTCTCTGGGTCATCTGTCTGCTCCACTCTGTGTGCTGCTGGGTCAACTCTGCACGTTGCTTAtctgatatcacacacacacacacacacacacacacatacaaatacacacacacacacacacacacacacacacacacaccacaccaccaccacacacacacacaaccccacaacagaaaacaaaatccaTCTGGCCCACTGTAACAACAGGTACCCTtctgctgttgccatggtgaagtGTATCCATGGCAATAGCAACTTCACTGTTGAATttataatctgtgtgtgtgtgtgtgtgtgtgtgttcattcattttTCCATGCAGCTGTGTATGTGCTATACAGAAAGTGTGACTGTACTGTCTGCATTTGCTTATGCTAATGCATgaatgtgttatgtgtgtggtgtgtgtgtgtgtgtgtgtgtgtgtgtgtgtgtgtgtgtgtgtgtgtgtgtgtgtgtgtgtgtgtgtgtgtgtgtgtgtgtggtgtgtagtgttttgtgtgtgtgtgttaccaagCTCCAGGTGGTGCATTGTCTGTAGTCTGTTCCTCTCCGACAGCACATCTTCTTTCGCCTGTCTCTCTAACGCCTGTATAGCCTTGGCGTGACTGTGTCTCTCCTCTCCTATAGACTGGGTTTGGGGCTCcttcaaaacaacacacatgttGTCCTTTTACAATAGCACTTCATTAAGtgacacatatacatacacacattcataggaTAACATTACAATGCCTCTTTGCTGCAGCGCTATCATCAAAGCTGCTCAATAATTCATCACAGATAAAACCTAGGAAAGAGAGTACACAACAATTTTAATACCTGCAACAAATTCCTCAGTTTCCTGTTTATCTCCTTGGTGTCTTGGACCTCTTTCCTCAGCCTTTCAATTTCGGGGTTGCCGTGGCAATCATCTTCCGGGCACTCCTTTTTCTCCACCTGTATTGTTGAGAAAATTGTGACCAAAGGATTTTTTAAGGCTCCGTGTATAGTAATTCTATATTCTATATGattttaggtttttttgtttgcagaCTCAGATgagattttgtaaaataaataaataaaacacagacttCATTGTGCACGCAAAACAGGCTTATGGAACTAATTAAAAGAGTACTCCAACGATTTATTATTGCACTTCTATTAAGTTGGGGAACGGTCAAATCGATGCAACTGAAATATCCAGAATTTTAGTATCTAGTATGACTCAAGCTCCAAAACACGGGATCCATAATGCAGCAAAAATTAGAGACGCACCGATTACAATTTTCTAGGCCGATTCTGAATTCTGATTTTTCATTGAGTTTGGCCTACTGATACCAATTTTACCACATTCcgatttcattttttcaaaccgCTTTACTTTTTAtagaacattttacattttgcatagaacatttttttaacagataaTTGATCACTATAAAATATTACTATATAAATTACTCCCGATGTGggaaattcacacacatctaaatGCAATGTTATGGAAGAaccatttccttcttttcacatCAAATATCTaacaaaaaagtgatataaactAAACTAACTTATGTATGAAAACAGGGAAAACAggtaatacatttttacataagGCCATCTATAAGCAGTGATTGTTagagtgcatgtcggagaatagcgcggacacacGCGTCACCTGGCGGAAattaagagaaagaaaaaaagacactcGCTGTCTGAGGGATAACTGGCCAGtggatattgtgtgtgtgcatccttgagaactgtaagtcgtataactcatgttgtcagttcatagtcagctagtttttatttttttgtgttcttcatctgttagctaggttgcacatggctgttgatttgatataatCGCGATTGTTGAACACCCTTGCTCACGTTTGTCTTTtatgtgcattatttacatgctactcTGCATTAAGATACTGCCTTTGAAATACACCATGAAATAAATCAATGaggcaataaatacataaatataaataaataaataaattacattaaataaataaataaatattgatatAAAAATGAATCAAGATAGTTagataaatacattaaaaggttttacttttaattattttatggtacttttatttcataaatccaATTCTTACATGCAAATGAGGGGCGTGGCTATCTCTCACATTCAGAGCACCGCCGTgggcaaaaaaaaaggctgGCGAAGTGAGAGTGCACAACGACCCGTAGCTCATGGGGCTCTACCCAGcacacagtcacctattctggGGTAACTGGGGTAATTTCTTGGGTtcagtttaatttaaattagAGCACTCGTTTTCCCACTAGCTCACTTAATAACCCCTCAGCTAATGTTGTGTCAACGGTgccatgtcatttttttgtttcgaCCAATCAGTAATACAGAAAATAACCTTTGGTCCTACAGCCAGGTAATGGATGGTTACAAGTAGTATGTGCAGTAGACTCACCTGTGACTGTAACTCGCTCAGCTCACTCTGCAGTTCAGATATCTGGGTCTGCATCTCTTGCTCTTTGTTCTGCCATCTCTGTTCGCTCTCAGCAACGGCGGCATTCATCTCTATCCTGAACTCTGCTCTGAGACGATCCTCACACTCTGCCCTGGAGGCACGCGCCGCAACAAGAAGTAAGGTGGTGAGTTAACCTACATGCACATGTACAATTCATTTCTTCTCGCTACACTGTATACTCGTTATATAGTGTCTTTTGCTTCTAAGGATTACTTTAAAagactattattattttaaccagattgtttctcacttttcctgatatttttatttcataaatgtcCATATAagtgcaaatgtgttttttttggtcataCTATAAGATTTGGAAAGTCCTTGTTCTATTTCTGGAGCAAAAACCTTCCTATCTCCAGCTTACAGACGTTGTAAATGTATgccttttcacagaaaaaaactaagaacaggaaagtcatgttttatttaaagctaTGTTGTGTAAgattttctcccatctagcgttgagctCATATATCTTAATCAACTCTCTCTCGCCACGCAGAgcagtctcttgctctttttaatgtctgttgttttttttgtgcgaAGACGAAGACtactgttcctgaaatttggattttgaaaacTTGTGGTCTTCCGTGTTTCCTTTTTCAGCaacgatacccattagcagtAACTGTGAGTCGAAAATgcgaaaggcggagcagtatagcctgtatgtcccttaccagctaacgtatttcaagatggcgcatgactATGGAGAGTCTACTCCAGTTCAAGCAagcgcaaatgtaaaattttaagccaataggaatacttgaaattgatggtggtggtcaatattcataaaaNNNNNNNNNNTTGTGAatgggcaacacagattttgataatgaacaactacaaaCATTACATAATGTAGCTTTAAAGTGCTACACTAAAACACCACTTTACATGTAGGTTTCCGCTCTTATAATTAAGACACTATTTTTGTTGAATAGACAACAACAATGCGTTCTTCTAACAATAGTATCCCTTATTGTTAGAAGAACACATTATTGTAGTAAGTAATGGCTGttttcattgattaaaaagaagataTGTACAATCACGGTATGAGACAGGAGTCATAGGACAGGATTAATTGGTTTTCTGAAAACAATTATGGCTAATGTTTATTTGGATTGtgatattgatttgattttcaTTGATGTACTGACACTGTTGTTTGTATCACTATGCATCATTTTTATTGCTGCAGCTAATTTCTTGGCATGTTCTGTTCTGGTAAAACACATTACCCgtcaataaagctcattcaAATAAATGGATGACTAGAACATAAGAGAGGAAAAGATGCTGCAGGTTGTTCTGAGCCACAATTTGAATGATAGACGTTTCAGCTTTGATCTTCTGGAGTGATCAGGGGATGACAGAGGGGAGATCACTAGCAGAGTGGAGGTTTTGTAATGTAGGCCTAAGCAGTTCTGGCAGGTTGGGTGTTTATTCTGTTACCTGATCCGGTCCTCAGTGTGCCGCTGGCTCTGGTCTAGAAGACTTCTCTCCGTGTTCAGTCGGCTCTGTTCCAGGACTTTCTCCTCCAGCCGGTGTTTGTCAGCTCGCAGGGACGCTATCTCTCTCTGCTGCCTGTCCCGCTgcctctctgcctcctcctgcATCCGAGCCAGTCGACTCCGAGTCTGATGGAGCTCTTTCTCCAGACGAGAGCCCTGCGGTTCACATGAGGCTGCAGCTTCAGGGGTTaccttttctttcttgtcttgCTGTTGGATTGCCGACTGCAGCCTACAGATCTGAGAGCACAGGATCGTCTCACTTTCACTTCACATATTGCAACCGATTTTATGAATGATCTGATACATTTCATCtggcaaaaaacacacattcaacaaGTGTagtttgacctctgacctcagtggTGGCATCTTTCAGTTGTGTCCTCAgctcctctctttccctctccagCTGGCTGCGTAGCTCCTCAGCAGTCCTCCTTTCTTCATCCAAACGTGCACACACCTTCAGAGAAAATTCATCCTCAATACCATGGTTACATTCAAAATGTATCTTCTTTTTAGCACTTTAATCCAACCATACTATCATCTCCTTATTCCTAACCCTAATTAATAATTAGTCATGATTATAAAAAGGCCAAAGGGTAGGCAATTAtagaagaatgcctttattgtcattatacacaagtacacggtacttgtgcaacgagaNNNNNNNNNNccctttgcagtgttgacacaaaaaatataagaatataacagtataaaatatcaaaaaatataaagtcagaGATATAAAGTGTGGCATATCTCTGTGTGTATAAAGTGTAATTATGTGATAAAATGTCattatgtttttacattcaGGAGTTTAAAGGTTTTTCTTGAAACATACTCTTTAAGACCAACACTTCCCAACCAGGGGTGGGGACCCCGTAAGGTGTCGCAAGATGATTGATGGGAGAGTAgatcagacaaaaaaaatgtatgccaCACAATTTGCTTTGatttttcagaaatgttttctgatctttgatttttttaaattataaattactTCATAATCATACCTCTTTATCCcctctaaaaacaaaaacaaaattcactTCTGTTTTTACACGATGGTAAGACCAGTGgcggaatgtaactaagtaaatttacttaagtactgtgtttaagtacaaatttgaggtactttctTTTCATGCCCCTTTCTACTTCTANNNNNNNNNNtttcagagagaaatattgtccTTTTTACTCCACCACCTTAATCTGACAGTTTTAGGCTACTTACTACAAATCATGATTTttgtacacaaaacacatgtagttaatAAAATagaatgttttattatgaattaaactacccaacaatatataggcctacaagtccagctaaATTGATTTGGAAATCGATGATTGTTTAAAAATGGCAGAGAGTAAATTTTCCTGATGTtacatacatacttttactttagttagagtatttttacattgtggtattagtacttttatttaagtaaaggatctgtcATAGGCACTGTGGCCTTGCctatgacatacagtatatatacaaaatattggGCTAAGTGACTCCTGATGAGGGTTGACTGTGTAAAAGAGCAAAACCTAGTTATTGCAATATCTTGATTTCTTAAATCCTTAATCTTAAAAACTTCATCAGGTTCCCAGATTAAGTTACTAAGGATTTTTTCCTGAGCAAATTTGCAACACACAGATGAAGGGATTGTAGTATTACTATTGCAGCTTTGTGACaccatgaaagaaaaaaactatttctcaaAACGGTTCGACCTTGTTTCTGAATTAATTAAACCCAAAGTCTGACTGATAATATAATTACTAAGCCTATAGGAGCTGGCTGCCACAGTTTAACAGCAGGCTATTTTTCAAAATTTCAATATAAGTGCACATTATTGAAAAACTGTGTCCTCCTTTTCTAAGCAGCCTGTCCTTACGTTCAGTCCAAATgctttgatgaaaaaaaaatggaataacCCCCTCATTGTGTGCTGACCTCTTGGTTGGTCTTCCTCTCTGAATTTAGAGCTTCTTGGACGTTGTGAAGTTCAGCCGCATGCCTCCTCATCACCTCCTCTATCGCCTTACGCACCTGCTCCTTCAACCGTTTCCTGTCCTCCTCAGCCTTCTCCACcaatcttttcttttcctcttccaGCTTGTGCTCCACATTGGCTCTCTCCACCTCAACCTGTTCAATGTTCTTGTCTAACTGCGAGTGAACGCGAACCCTTTCGACCTCCAGTTCCTTCCTCTGCCGGTCGacctcttcctccttttctctcttcagACGTTCTTTCATCCCTTCCACttcttccctctcctcctctctctctctgcgcaGTCTGTTTATGTCCTTCTCAAACCTTTCCTTTTCTTGTTCTCTTTCCTTCTGTaggttttctctctctttttctatctccttcTGCAGTTTGTCCCTCTCATCATCGGCATGTTTTTGGATGCGACGCAGCTCCTCTGTCTGGGCTCTTACCATCTCAGAACGCAGACTGGACAGGGCCTCAGCATGCTGTGAACACATACAATATATGTTCAATGCCCACTTTATTGGGTACACCTGTACAATGTAATGAAATTCAATAGcttttcattgtgtgtgtgtgtgtgcgcgtgtttgtgtgtgtttttcacctGGCGTATCTGCCGAGCGTGGTCGCTGTTTCTGCCACTGCTCTGCAGTTCCAGCTCTCGGTTCCTGCTCTGCAGACGGCTCACCTGGCTCCTCAGTTCTTCCACttcagcacagacacacacctcacaGCCTCCGCGGTTTAGCAGCTCCTCTgatacacgcgcacacacacagagaacacatACCAAATCAACACCAACAAACACTCAAGTGAACACACACGTGCACGAGCGTGTATTGATTGGTTATGCATTATAGAAGCAGAATGGATTTGCAATACTGTTTGAGGAAGCCCCTGAAACAGAAATTATTCTCATGCAATGAATAAAATTGAGGGCATTTTTGCTGACTGGGTATGATGACACTTTGATGAAACTGTTTGCCTTTATGGCGGATGAATAATGTgcttttgttgcattttctgTGTAATGGCCTGAGGTGAAAACTTAATTAACGCTGAGTCAGAATGAATAATAGAAATGCACTGGGCTCCGGCAGACAGGTAAGAAGACGGGTGGACACAGACTGCAGACTACCTGCTCTGCTCTGCAGCTCGTCTTCCTGCAGCAGTAGCCTCTCCTTAGCAACTGCAAGCTCCTCCTCGGCCCGTTTAGCTACGCCTTCTGCCTCGGACACACGCCTTCGATCCAGATCCAGCTCCTCTTCCAGGTCCTGGATTGAGGCATAAANNNNNNNNNNGGGTTGCGCCAGGTCAAGTAAGGAGGGTGATGCAGAGGAGTATTGTGGATGGACAAAGAACACAGGGGAatagacaagaaaaaaagaagacagataAGGGAGAGAGGGAAGCCGACAGCAATTTTGACACAGATaagaagaaaggagagaaagagctcAAGTCAGAGAGACTTGGAAGAGGGGGATAGGAAAAAATGGAGGATGAAATGTGATGAGTCAGGGAGCTATGTTGCCCAGCTGAGTCTTTTAATGGTCTGCTGTGGAGGCTTATGTCAGCTCTATGCCAGCTCTTGCAGGGCTTCTTAATGCTCATCCATGAGGTGGTAATGGTGGTGGTGCTGCAGCAAATCTATCCTGCTCAAACTACTCATTAGCAGATAGTTGGCAGTGGGAATAGCACTCAGGGAGAGCAGCCAGTGGTTCGACAAGCAAcacacccccctcccctctcccctctctctctctgcctccacctccacctccaccttgCTCCCTTTCCCAACACAATCATTAGCTGGGTGCATCAGAGACAGGAAGCTGCAACATTTCAATTTCCTTTCACTTCCATTTTCAAcactctagtgtgtgtgtgtgtgtgtgtgtgtgtgtgtgtgtgtgtgtgtgtgtgtgtgtgtgtgtgtgtgtgtgtgtgtgtgtgtgtgtgtgggtacacCTGTACCTGTATTCGCGCCTGCAGTTTGACTGTGTTTCTCTTGCTCTCAGCCAACCTCTCCAGGTGACTTTCTACCTCCGCTTCAGCCCTCTTCAGTCTCTCTCGTAGGGCGCTGTGCAGtcccttcttctcctcttcttccctcTCCTCCCACCTCTGCCGCTCCTCCCTCCATTCTGCCTCCATCTTCTTTCTCGTTTCCTCTCGCTCCTCGTTTAGGTCATTCATCTTTTGCTCCCATTTCTCCCTCTCATCTTTCACTGCTcgcctcttctcctcctctgctcgATCCACCTCCTCTTTCAGTGCCTTAACCTCCTCCAAGAGTGCTTTCACTCCTTCCGAGTCctcctctgtttgtctctctaccTCTTTCTTATTCTCCTcgtcttctctctgtctccgcTCCTCTTTCCTTTGTCTCTCCTCGTCAGCTGCTTTCTTTAGCTCCTCACATTTGGCATCTAGCTCCTGGATCTGCTCCCCGGCCTTCTCCAGTTCTTTGCTTAAACGCAGGCTCTCCTCCTTAGCATCACTGATCTGGGCCTTGGCCTCCTGGAGCTCTTCTTCTGAAGCCTGGAGCCTCTCCTCAAACTCTTTTCTCAGCTCTGCCTCAGTTTCACGCTCCCTCTCCTCCGCCTGGATGCGGAAGCACTCAAAGTCTGCCTGCACCTGGAAGCAGAGAGGATAACGTGTTACGCCCTGCACTTGCATTTAAAGTCACTCAGCACCCACTGAGAGTGCATCCAAAGAACTCCCCAAATTAATCAAAGCATTGTTTCAAACAAGTTATGTTTGTACTCCCAACTGATAGGTGGAATATTAAGTCTGCATGCTTTCAAAGATATCTTATACAATATATTACATAGGGTTATAGGTCAACTGATTACGGACTGTTGATGTGAGGG of the Etheostoma spectabile isolate EspeVRDwgs_2016 chromosome 2, UIUC_Espe_1.0, whole genome shotgun sequence genome contains:
- the fam184b gene encoding protein FAM184B isoform X2 — protein: MASGAGKAAQPLGPGSTVNGTAAEFPNIEQELYDYQMHSKMCKKIAQLTKVIYSLNMKNEEQEAALQALSHAHHEELHRILVETCHEGEGAPLRTRLLELQDSLDMQQRVGAQVQADFECFRIQAEERERETEAELRKEFEERLQASEEELQEAKAQISDAKEESLRLSKELEKAGEQIQELDAKCEELKKAADEERQRKEERRQREDEENKKEVERQTEEDSEGVKALLEEVKALKEEVDRAEEEKRRAVKDEREKWEQKMNDLNEEREETRKKMEAEWREERQRWEEREEEEKKGLHSALRERLKRAEAEVESHLERLAESKRNTVKLQARIQDLEEELDLDRRRVSEAEGVAKRAEEELAVAKERLLLQEDELQSRAEELLNRGGCEVCVCAEVEELRSQVSRLQSRNRELELQSSGRNSDHARQIRQHAEALSSLRSEMVRAQTEELRRIQKHADDERDKLQKEIEKERENLQKEREQEKERFEKDINRLRREREEEREEVEGMKERLKREKEEEVDRQRKELEVERVRVHSQLDKNIEQVEVERANVEHKLEEEKKRLVEKAEEDRKRLKEQVRKAIEEVMRRHAAELHNVQEALNSERKTNQEVCARLDEERRTAEELRSQLEREREELRTQLKDATTEICRLQSAIQQQDKKEKVTPEAAASCEPQGSRLEKELHQTRSRLARMQEEAERQRDRQQREIASLRADKHRLEEKVLEQSRLNTERSLLDQSQRHTEDRIRAECEDRLRAEFRIEMNAAVAESEQRWQNKEQEMQTQISELQSELSELQSQVEKKECPEDDCHGNPEIERLRKEVQDTKEINRKLRNLLQEPQTQSIGEERHSHAKAIQALERQAKEDVLSERNRLQTMHHLELDKQRAELTQQHTEWSRQMTQRHMQQIEDLQAQLQAHTQMMALQQDLKQQNQYQVFERQLDESRCAMLELQRENAALKKQLKERSVQENPEAEEKKEEEVVDLRKKRDAQLEEEAQRLKEEVEKLRVEMEKLEESQKHWEERKEEDVKEEEVDEEKKKEREEDKRRDEVEDIRRQHKKEMQSLVSEYSSAQTHLQARIVALENELREREERCRRREPRSDDLHLGRLQERLTERDQLIKRLVEERHQLQLHPPVAGDNSTLRLRDSKSRAGSVTPTMRRKNVESPPRATSIPSVGPYNRSTFIPPSSSSSSSSSSSVHQHSSSTLPHQSTSQPQTTFHYSTSSLPHKHTSLSLSQHSSPSIPRSTRSRTSCIPPTPAPTAPLPVCPSSQTGIRYVSPSCQEPHAHLQAQSIRGQYLEQRGTEGLKQEWFTKYFSF
- the fam184b gene encoding protein FAM184B isoform X1; protein product: MASGAGKAAQPLGPGSTVNGTAAEFPNIEQELYDYQMHSKMCKKIAQLTKVIYSLNMKNEEQEAALQALSHAHHEELHRILVETCHEGEGAPLRTRLLELQDSLDMQQRVGAQVQADFECFRIQAEERERETEAELRKEFEERLQASEEELQEAKAQISDAKEESLRLSKELEKAGEQIQELDAKCEELKKAADEERQRKEERRQREDEENKKEVERQTEEDSEGVKALLEEVKALKEEVDRAEEEKRRAVKDEREKWEQKMNDLNEEREETRKKMEAEWREERQRWEEREEEEKKGLHSALRERLKRAEAEVESHLERLAESKRNTVKLQARIQDLEEELDLDRRRVSEAEGVAKRAEEELAVAKERLLLQEDELQSRAEELLNRGGCEVCVCAEVEELRSQVSRLQSRNRELELQSSGRNSDHARQIRQHAEALSSLRSEMVRAQTEELRRIQKHADDERDKLQKEIEKERENLQKEREQEKERFEKDINRLRREREEEREEVEGMKERLKREKEEEVDRQRKELEVERVRVHSQLDKNIEQVEVERANVEHKLEEEKKRLVEKAEEDRKRLKEQVRKAIEEVMRRHAAELHNVQEALNSERKTNQEVCARLDEERRTAEELRSQLEREREELRTQLKDATTEICRLQSAIQQQDKKEKVTPEAAASCEPQGSRLEKELHQTRSRLARMQEEAERQRDRQQREIASLRADKHRLEEKVLEQSRLNTERSLLDQSQRHTEDRIRAECEDRLRAEFRIEMNAAVAESEQRWQNKEQEMQTQISELQSELSELQSQVEKKECPEDDCHGNPEIERLRKEVQDTKEINRKLRNLLQEPQTQSIGEERHSHAKAIQALERQAKEDVLSERNRLQTMHHLELDKQRAELTQQHTEWSRQMTQRHMQQIEDLQAQLQAHTQMMALQQDLKQQNQYQVFERQLDESRCAMLELQRENAALKKQLKERSVQENPEAEEKKEEEVVDLRKKRDAQLEEEAQRLKEEVEKLRVEMEKLEESQKHWEERKEEDVKEEEVDEEKKKEREEDKRRDEVEDIRRQHKKEMQSLVSEYSSAQTHLQARIVALENEFNCRLREREERCRRREPRSDDLHLGRLQERLTERDQLIKRLVEERHQLQLHPPVAGDNSTLRLRDSKSRAGSVTPTMRRKNVESPPRATSIPSVGPYNRSTFIPPSSSSSSSSSSSVHQHSSSTLPHQSTSQPQTTFHYSTSSLPHKHTSLSLSQHSSPSIPRSTRSRTSCIPPTPAPTAPLPVCPSSQTGIRYVSPSCQEPHAHLQAQSIRGQYLEQRGTEGLKQEWFTKYFSF